GAGATCGCCCGCCTGTTGGCCGACGAGCCGGACGCGATCGCGGTCTAATCCTCCTCGTCGGCGTCCAGGTCGGCCACCAGTCGCCGCAGCCGCGCCAGATCGTCCGGCGCGACGGCCTTCGCCTTGGTAAAGTGCGCCACCAGCGGCGCCAGCTGGCCGCCGAACAGGCGGTCCAGCAGCCCCTGGCTCTCGGTGGTCATCCAGGTCTCGCGGCCGATCAGGGGAATATAGACCACGCCCGCGCCCCGCCGCTCCGACTTCAACGCGCCCTTCCGGATCAGCCGGTGGATGAGGGTGCGCACGGTGGACTCGCCCCAGTCGTTGGCCGCGCCCGTGGCGGCCAGGATCT
This portion of the bacterium genome encodes:
- a CDS encoding BlaI/MecI/CopY family transcriptional regulator, producing MNDLNISPAESQVMAAVWAGAEAGAGGAGVEQILAATGAANDWGESTVRTLIHRLIRKGALKSERRGAGVVYIPLIGRETWMTTESQGLLDRLFGGQLAPLVAHFTKAKAVAPDDLARLRRLVADLDADEED